The genomic region TCGCCTTTTTTGTCCTCGAAGCGCAGTTCGTTGAAGTTATCCTCTTCGCCTTGTTTGGTGCTGCGGCTCTTGATGCCGGATTGGGTCTTGTTGTTGGGCAGGGCATAAGGCGGCGTATTCTCCCCGTTGTAGACCCGACCGGTAATGATGGGCCGGTCGGGGTCGCCTTCGAGAAAATCCACAATCACTTCCTGTCCGATGCGGGGAAGAAATACGCCTCCCCACAGCTTGCCTGCCCAGTTCTGTGAGACACGGACCCAACAGGAGCTTTTTTCGTCCATCTTGCCCTCCCGGTCCCAGTGGAACTGCACCTTGACCCGGCCCAGTTTGTCGGTATCGATCTCCTCACCTTTTCGTCCGACCACGAACGCGGTCTGTGGCCCCTGCACCACGGGTTTTGGCGTCAGCCGGGGGGCGCGATACTGGCGGGTACGGTCGATGCAGCTGAACTGGCAGCTGTAGAGACCCTCGTCTGCGCTGCCGGAGCCACTGATATAGGCATTGGATTTGATCTGGTAGGAGGCGGAGGTAATCAAGTACTCCTGGTTTTGATCTTCTCGCGGAAAGTTCTCCAGATTAAACAATTCACCCACGCTGATTCGGGGGCAGTTGCTCGCTGCCTCGGCTACGATATGGGGGGTCTGCAATTCCTCTAGGCGGATCTGAGCGTAGGTCTCGCCCTCGTTCGGCTTGCTGTATTCCCCCGGATAGTCATAGATCTCGCCGTCGGCGCCCTGATGGCTCTCGGGACTGTCCAGACGTGCTTCCAGTTCTGTCTTCGGCGTCTCATAGTTGAAATCGTCGGTAACGAATTTACCCGGGCATACCTCCGAAGCTACATACCATTCGTGTATGAACTCACCTTCACGCCGCGCGTTTTCCCGAGGTGGAAAATAGGGGATTGCGCCCACGCTGTTATGGGAGCTGACCGAATCGGTCATGGCGAGGAAGTGTTGGTTATCCTGGTGGTGGAAATAGAAGTAGATACCCTCCTGCTCCAACAGGCGGCAGATGAAGTTGAAGTCGGTTTCACGGTACTGAACACAGTATGTCCAGGTGCGGTACCTGCCACTGCTGAGGCTGAATTCAAAATCGGAAAAGCCGTTTTTTCGCAACACCTCGGCCACGATATCGGGAACGGTCATCTCCTGAAAGATGCGGCAGGTGGAGGTTCGGGTCAGATTCCAAAACCAGGGTCGCAGGGTGGCTTGGTAGAGATGGTAACGGTCTAAAGTGCCCGCGTAGCTGAAACGGCTGACCTGTCCGTTGAAAAAACGATCCTTGCCCCCTTGGGCTGCCGGGGTAACGCTCTCCAGACGAACAGTAACGCTTTGTCCCAACATATCGTTGAGATCGATGTCGCTTTGTTCGCTGAGCAATTCCAGTTCGTACTCGAAGAGCTGGCTCATTCCCTCGCTGGCGCTCATGCTCTTGAATAGCAACACATCCCCGCCGAGGGGGGTGGAGACGGACACGCTCCTGGTGGATTGTGTGGGGTCAGACACCTGGCAACTCTCCCTGCATTTTCAATTCGAGTTTAGCTGATTTTGCTTTCTTTTGCCCCACATTGCCAAGTTCCGGCAGATCCCTATGAAATTAAGCAGGAGTGAGCGGCTACACTAAAGACAGAAGATCAAATGGGGAGTTTTGACCGATGGCTGCACACATGGAATTTGAGTTTGGTCTTCGCGGTGGTGGCGCAGCACCGCAGCGAAAATCGACTTCGGTTATGCGTATCTTGTTGATGGGTAACTTCAGTGGTCATCCTGAGGATGCAGGGCCGCTGATTGAACGCGCCATTCGTCAGGTGGACGTGGACAATTTTGAACAGCTGATCGGGCGCTATGCGCCGAGTGTGAGTCTTCAGCTTGGTGAGGGAGAGAATGCCCGGATCGATCTTACCTTCAGTGAACTGGAGGAGTTTCATCCCGATGCCTTGTTTCAGCGCCTTGGTCTTTTCAAGGCATTGCGTCAGCTTCGTGGCAGATTACAGGATGCGAATACATTCTCTGCCGCCGCTGCCGAACTTCGGCAAGAAGCCGCAGCCGTCGACGTAATATCAACCAGCGAAGAAACAGTCGGCGATTCTGCCACACCTGAGCAGCAAGGCGATGTGTTCGAGCGCCTGTTAGGCCGTGAGTCCAGTAGCCCGATAACAAGAGAGAGTGCGCCTAATGCAGGGATAGAACAGTTTATCCAGCACATTGTCGCAGCGCATATCGTGCCCGGGGCCGATCCTCAACAGGCGGCATACATCTCCTCAGTGGATGATGCCATTGGCGAGCAGATGCGAAGTCTGCTGCACGCGCCCAAGTTTCAGGCGCTGGAGGCCACCTGGCTTGCACTACAACGTCTGGTCACAGGCGTGGAGACAGATGAGACTCTGAAGCTTTATACATTCGACATTACCAAGTCGGAACTGGCGGCAGATATTTCCACCTTGTCGGACAACCCGTCAGGATCGTCGCTCTATCGTTTATTGGTGGAACAGGGGGTGGGGAGCACGGGTGGTGAACCCTGGTCGGTGCTGGCGGGCGACTTCGCCTTCGGCGCAGGAGAGCAGGATGTCGCTGCGTTACATGCCTTGGGGCTGTTGGGCTCTCAGGCAGGTGGTCCTTTTCTCGCCGCCGCCTCACCACAACTGCTCGGTTGTGATGTCATCACAAAGCCGGTGGAGAAGTGGGCTGGATTAGATGGGGATGCGGCACAGCGTTGGCAGGCGTTGCGTCAGACTTCAGCAGCCCGTTGGCTCGGTTTGGCTCTGCCACAGCCTTTGATGCGACTGCCCTACGGCAAAGGGGGGGAGGAGATCGACAGCTTTTCCTTCGAAGAGATTCCACTGCAGCCGGGAGATCATGAAGACTATCTTTGGGGTAGCCCGGCCTTTGCCTGTGCCCAGCTATTGGCGGAGGCATTTGTCGCACGTGGCTGGGCCATGGAGCCCGGAGACCGCCTCGATATCGAGGGTCTTCCAGTCTTCACCTTTGAAGTTGACGGCGAACGGCAGATGCTGCCCTGCGCCGAGGCATGGATCAGCGAGCGTGCAGGGGAGGTGCTGCTCAAACAGGGTGTCATGCCGCTGCTCAGTCACCGCACCCGCAACATGGTCAGGGTGTTGCGGTTTCAGTCATTGGCCTTGCCGCCGGTTAATCTGGCTGGACTGTGGCAATGATATTGGGGGCTTAGTATCGGTCTGATAGTGTGGCCTGTTCTGAAAGATCCAGCAGGAGAGTGTTATGCCCAAGTTTCAGGGCTCCGGGTTTGCCGTTGAACTGCCGGAGCAGTGTATCGATGCCTCGGTCTATACCTTCGCATTTCCGGCAAAGGGAAATGATTCACCCTATATGACGATCCGGGTGGAGAAGCGGTCTGAGGCGCCTGATCTCAAGACCTTGGCGGATCAGGAGATGGAAGCTCTGAGAGAGAAGGTCGAGGCGTTTCAACTTATCAGCCAGGCGGCAGGCAAACGATCGGGTTGTGACGGTATCATGAGCAGCTGTGAGTGGGGTGAGGGTCCGGCGCGGGTGCGGCAGAAACAGTTGCTCATAATGCAGTGCGGTGAAACCGTCCATCTTTACAAGCTGACGGCGGTCTCTTTGGCCTCCAATCAGGCCGCAACCGACCCACTGTTTGATCAGATATTCCGTAGTTTTGCGCCCAATACGATTCAGCTTCCTTGAAGGATTACGTCTATTATTTTACAGACCCCGTAAAGAACAAAAGATGCTTGATAGCGTGGTTTTTCCTGACCAACTCCATTCATAGAAAAGGTTGTACCTGGAAAATTCCAGAAGATCGTTGGACCACCTGAAATCGCGATAGGTACGATAGTTGGAAATCCTTTCAAGTCGCTCAATTGCCATGGGTACATCCTGTACAAATCAAGTTCACAGTACGCGCTTCACCATGTTTGAAACATAGTCATCTGCATCATCAATCTGGAACAGGATATTCCAGCCTTCCATATCCTGCTTAGTCACTGTACGTCCATCGCCAGACCACTGGCTTTCGAGCATTGAGGCCAACGTGTTGGATACCAGAAAAGCGTGCAGCTCGATATCTTTGCTTGCTGTATCCTGTGCATGCAGATCGGCCTCGATAGTTTTTATGGATTTATAGAACTGAACTTTAGGGTCTTCGGGCTTATGGTTGCGCAGCCCCTTGGGATCAATAAAGACGATTTTCTGCTTGGCACCTTGAATAAGCCAAAGAATGAAATCCGGGTAAAAGCCCCCTTCCAGGAAGAAGCCGACGCCATCGCCTCTACTCTCGTTTCTAAGCAGATAGGTCTCGAAGCCTTTGAAAACACCATTTTCCATCGCCTTCTGCATATCCTCGACGAATTGCTGCTCGCCTTTGTTCAGGGGAACAGGGGCTACTTCTACTTCTTTGTCATGTTGGGCCAACAGAGGTTGGTAAAGATGGCGTTCGCACCATAGCAGCTCCAGGCCACTCGGCTTCTGCCCACGCCAGTTCGAGATATTTCCCCCAAGTATCTCAGTGCGCAGTTTGTCGAGCTGATTGATCAGGGATTCGTGACGATTACGATCAACAGTCAGCACATAGCTTCCGCCCGGAGTCTCTTCGCTGACACCGGGAAAGAGCGCCTTATCGCCGACCAGGGGGCGGTACTCAAGTTTATCTGCCTCCCACTGCTTACGCCGCCATGCATAGAAGGCTTCGGTATATTTCTTCAGCAGGGTCAGGGCGATGTCATACCAGGTTCTCAGCCCATCCAGTGCGCCGGGTGAGAGGGTTTCCTTGGGTATGTAAAGGGTATACCAGGAGGGATCAGCAATTACCTCTCTGATCTGGTCACGGCTCAGGGTCAGGCTCGCCCAGCGCTTGTCTCGTTTGAAGGTGAGCAGATCGAAATAGAGCTTATCCATATCCAGCATCGCTAGATGCAACGCACCCAGATTGCCATTATTACGGCCAGCCTCCTGCTGCCCCCGCCTATCGGTAGCAAAGCCTTTAACCTGCGGATACCAGTCCAGGGTGATACGAGGCGGGCAGATGAAGTAGTCTTTTTCCTGTGGCTTGAGCGTCTTCGGCGGCAGCAGGTATACCTGCTCGGCAAGCTGACTGAATGCGCTGCCCTGCCCTCCCAGGGCACGACCGGCGATGGATTCTTTCAGGCGGATAACGCTGAGGTTGCCGGGCAGAGGTTTGATGTGCGCCAGCGGCAGCCGGTACTCTTCCAGCCCTTCATTGATAGGAATCTCTTCCTCTTCGAGTTCTTTGCGAAACTGGGCAATGTAGTCCGCTTTGACGCCGAAGATATTCAATGTTTCGAGAACGCCGATATGTTTAGGGCGCTCCAGGCCCTCAGGCAGTTGCGGCACGACTTCAGCGGAACGTTTCAGGGTCTCATTCCACCCCTTCAATCGCACCCCGCGACCAAAGAGCTGGATGATCTGCGCACCCTCACTCTTGCCCACGTTCATCAGCGTCATATTAGAAACACGCCAACTGCTCCAACCTTCGGTGAATTTCTTGGACCCAATCAGCACATTGACCCGGCTATCCGGCTGGTTGATGTCATTGAACAGAGATGCGGAGAAGCGCGAATCCTGCACCGCCAATCCGGCCTTCTCACAGAGCTTAACCAGCTTACTGTCATCACCGACGTTGATAACACCGAAGGGAATGTCTGAGGCGCCTGCTCTCAGCGCAATCTCACCGGCAACACCACTGATATTTTCCACATAGAGATGACCACCTGCGGTATGGAATAACCTTTCCAACAGGTCGCTATAAAGCGTCTCGGGCGTTTCGGTTAACGACTTGAGATAGTCGAACCGACCGGATAGCAGATCCACGCCCCCCGCACCGACCATGCCGTTATCCAGAAGCCTGCGGATAGCCGATACGGTCGCCTCTTTATCCTTGACCGCCTTGTCGAGAAACTGCAGCACCTGCACCGTATCAGAGGCTTCTCCCGTAGAGAGACTGGCGGTCACCTTGCTGCTGACGAAGATCCACAGCGGCGGCTCAATATTGAAAGGCTTGAGTGTGTCTTTCCGTTCATCGAAGAGGCGTCGCTGCTGGTAGAAGCTCAGAAGCGATGCCACCAGATAGGCGTAGTGGTCCTTGTCGTCCAGGTTCTTCTGCAAGTTGAGAATCTGCGACTGCTTGCCATAACCATCCCCGTAGAAAAAACGGTAGGAGTAGTCGAACAGAATTGCCTTGCTGTAGAGCTGACGCCTATCATCACGCGCCATAGCGGCTTGGGCAAAGGTGGCGGAGTATTCAAAAGAGAACCCCTTCTCACAGAGCGCATTTCTATGCCGCAGCCACTCTTCACCCGAGGAGCCACGGTGGCCTTCATCCACCAGCACCAGGTTGTTATTGCCGAAAGAGGCGGTGGCTACCGTCTTCTCTTTGGCCTCGTCACGGAACTTGTTGATGTCGATAACGATGACCGCATCGGCAAACAGTGAACCCTGGTTTTTGCTAAAGGGGGTGGCATGTATGCCAGAGGTTTCCATCTCCACCAGATGCTGCCGGGTAAGTCCCTCATTGGGCGTCAGAAGGATGATTCGACCAAGATCCTTGGCATTACCATAGTGCTCAAGGTAGTGCCTATACTGCAGGATATTGGCGTGCATGATCAGCGTCTTGCCTGAACCTGTGGCACTCCAGTAGGCGACTTTGTTGAGTTGCAGCCACGGTAGTTCAGCCTCATCCAAAACTGCCAGTGGCGGTTGATCCGCATGTTGGTCATTCCATGCCTCAACCTGTTTGTTGAGTGCGTCTCTAAGATCTTCCGGTTTACGGAACAGCCAATCCAGATAGACCTCGGTAAACAGCAGCATCAGGTACTGAAAGTACTTCCACTCCACCGGCTCCTCTCGCGCCAGTGCACGGCCGTCATTGATGCTCTCTGACAGGTGCTTGATATTGCGGTCATACTCTCGCAACTCCTCGTCGCTGATGCCAGGCAAGCCTTGCGCTTCGTTGAGCAGACGTTGAACAATCTCGTGCTCACCTTCGCTGTTGCGGCCAACCACTTCGCCCATCATCTGGTGACGGTCTCTGAGCGCCTCCAGCAGAGGCACCTCTCGTCCACGAATGTCATAGCGGCCATCCATCGAATCAAAGCCAAACAGCGAAAACAGCCACTGGTTGAGTACCAGTTGGCGGCTGAACGGCAAGGGTGGTGTCCTTTTCCTGGCTCTTTTTACCACGCTTAGCTACCCAGTTCGTCCTGTTGATTGGTCGGCGCATCTTCACCAATGATAACCGGCTTGCCATCCTTCCAAATCACCGCGTATTGGCCCAGTTTATGTTTACGCTTAAGCGCTTCCTGAACCGCCTCGCGCAGGCTATCCAACATCTTTTGACTCTCTTCTGAAATGACAGGGGTTGCAGGTTGTTTGGTGTTGCTCATAGTCCGCCCTCCTTTAAAAGGCGTCTGTAGAATTCAGTATGAATGATCTCGCGTTCATCGCCGACTTGTTCAAATACAAGCTCAGGGTATTCCTGATGATTCATGAAGCAGCGTGTGCGGGATACCAAAGATGAATAGTCCACCAACAGATTGTACAGACTGCGTGGGAAACGACGTTCGATGGCATGAGCAGGAATATTGTGCCCACCATGAGCCACTCGTTCGGCGACTCGCATTTGTGACATCTTCACATTGGGCAGGGCCAGATAGACCAATTCAACTTGCCAACCAGTTTCTATCAATCCATTGACTAGACGCAAATAGGTACGGCCAGATAAGGTAGTCTCAAAGGCGAAATCTCCATGTCTGCCGATATTCGCCTTAATTTCCCGGAGAAAAATCCGGTTTGCGGCCATCTGCTCCCGCTCCGGCGCCAGTGGAGACAGTCCCGCCGCAATCAGGTCGGCATTGATGAAATTGCGGCAATTAGCCACTTCCGGCAGATACTTCAAGGCATAGGTGGTTTTGCCCGCTCCGTTGGGTCCTGCAATTATCCAGCAGATAGGCATGTTCAAACTCCCTCACTGCTGAACATAAGGCGATGGAAGTCCTCCTCGATAAGCTTGATGCGTGCTTCCAGCAGTTCACCATTGCGCTTCTTTGGAATGGTGATGTTGTGGTCGCCATTCACGTAGAGGATGTCAAACTCGTCATCCAGACTCTCGGTCATACGGATCTTGAGTTTGTCGATGAGCACCGCATCGAGCACAGCGTTGTCTTTCACCAGGCCGTTCTCCTCCTTGTCGATGACACAAGGCAGATTGCGCCAGACCACTAGCACCTTCTGGCCCTTGCGGGTAGTACCCACCACAGATCGGAACCACCAACGGCCACCCTCAAAACGCTTCACGCTGGCCTGCCAGCGGCCATGCTCGGCCTGGCTCAGTTTGGCATCAAAGTGGATCGGCGCGGCGATATACTCCACCGTCAGGCCGATTAGCCAGTTGAAGGTCTCCAGCAGATCCACATTGACCCGTTTGGTCTCATCCCCGGTGGGATTGCGTACCTGGAGTTGATAGCGGGTGGGGTCAACGAACTTGGCGACGTTCAGTAGCGAGTCGGAACCACGGGTCTCCACATCCAGCATGTAGTTGAGCAGATAGGCTTCGCGGGCGGCCTGATCTTCCGAGCTTTGGGAGGTAAGTAGATCCTGCTGGGCCTTTTCACGGTTCAGTTTTAGGTTTGCCAGGGCGTCTTCGTAACTTTCAAGACGGAGGTATTTGAAACAGTGGGAAACGCCGTTGAGATTGCCGTTTTTGTCGGGTTTTGGTTTACCGTCTTTCCAGTCTTTAGAATAAATGACTTTTTGAATACGGGGTTTAAGGATGGTATCGAAATAGCCACCCATCTCAATGAGCGTGTAATTGCGCGTACCTTTATCTTCTCGGTTTAAGTCAATTACTGCATGCCCTGTTGACCCAGACCCAGCAAATAAATCGAGAACGTTACCGGTTTTCGATAGTCCTGATGTATTTATAATTTTTTTAATTAATCTCGTGGGTTTTACCGTGTTGAAAACATCTCCACTAGTCTCAAAATAAACCATCGAAACAAGCTCTTTTTTTGCTTCTTGCGTATGACCAACCTCTTTATGTGGCCATATCGTAACCGGTGTCACCCCGTCTTTAACCTCACTTAGATACCGCTTTAAACGAGGCATATTGTTTCCATCTTCACCCCACCAGATGATGCCTTGTCGATCCATATCCAGGAATTTATTCTTCGCTATTCTCCAGTAATTGCCGACTGCAGGTGTAAATATTTTTCCTGTTGGACCTTCTACTTCGTATGTCCCTTCACTGTAATAGTTTCTTGCGGTTAGATCACCAGAGGTCCAATCCCCCCTAGAGTCACCATCTGGATTAGAGTAGCGATTAATTGCATCTTTACTCCTAGGTAACAAGCCGATTTCAAAATTATCTATTGATTTCGCATAAGACAACACATAGTCATGATTTTCTGAATAGAATTTGGCCGTGTTACGAGGCGAGAAATTTTTCTGCCAAATAATATTGGCTATAAAGTTCTGCTTTCCAAACAAGCCATCGAATGTTGCTTTAAGATACGGATACTCGGTGTCATCAATGCTCATATAGCATGAGCCATTTGGTGACATTAGTGGGCTAGCGGCGGCTATTCTGTTATCAATAAATGTCAGCCAACTACTGCGTTTTGCATTATCCCTATATAAAAACTCATCGCTACCTGTATTATATGGAGGGTCTGTATAGATTGTATTAATTCTGCCGATATATTTTTCTGTAGCTAGATTTAGTGCCTGGAAATTTTCAGAGTGTACCAACAATCCATTACAAAGCGCATCAATGCCATCAACACCTGCCACTAATTGAGTTTTCAAATAATTTTCAAATAACCCCGTATCCAAAATAAGAAACAGATTCTCGATTAAGAACGTCTTCGTGATCTTCGTGTCCTTCGTGGTAAACCCCAGTCTCTCCCACTCCTCATGCTGCCGTTGGTTCGCCACAATTTCGTCATAAAGAGACTCAGGCACCCGATCCAAGGTAATGCAGTAATTCGTCTCCGTAACAAACTTCTTCTTCAACCACAGCTTCTTCTGAAACTCCTCAAGCTGTGCCAGAAAGGCAATGATCTTCTCGCCAATAGTTCGAATCACTTCGATCTTGGAGAGCAATGGCGCCAGTCTCGCGGGCTGGTTTTTCATCGCCGCCACGTCTTCCCATCGCAGCAGTTCATTCTTGATGTAGAAATCCAGCTCACGGGTGAGGAAGCCCCCCAAATCCTTGTGGATGAAGTAGTCGAAGGTGTTTTTCCTGGTGTAGTTGTTGAGCTGGCCCTGCAGGATGGGGTAGTCGGCCTTCTCACCATCGGCCTTCGTATAGGGCTGGCCGAGGCCGTTTTTCCAGGCAGCGGGCAGGTCGCTGTTCTCGCCCAGCAGTCGCTCCACCGCCATCTGTCGGCAGTGATCCTGGGTGGGTGATTTTTTGACGGCAGCGGCTGTTGCTCCGGCCTTGGCGGTTGCCGTCCAGTCACTGGCGGTGGTGGCGCGGTAGTGGAAACGGAGATTGAGCGCTTTACCTTGCTCTCCTTCCAGCTCTTCCCAAGGCTGTTCAGCATCGAGTATGAAGATCCGCTTGCTGGTCTCGCTCTCCTTCACATTGTTCTGCGCACCAGGATCGGCATCCACCAGCTTGAAGTGGACGCGCATGGGGTTGGCTTCATTGTCTGGATCCAACCGGAAGCTGTAGTCACGCAGCGTCTCTGAGGATTTGATGTAGTACTGGTCTTTGTTGGCCCAGTGCAACACCACCTCTTCACCGCTGTAGGGGATGGCGTAGGTGCCGTCTTTATAGACGCGACGGGAGATAAAATCACCCTCATCGTAGTAGCGGCTGAAGAAGGTGATGAGTGCATCGTAGACCTCGCCCTCTTCACGGCCCAAGTCGAGACCATGGGCAAGCTGGCCCTGTAACGCCTTAACCTTTTCGTGTTCGTCCGGGTTTCCACCAAGTTTCTCAACAGCCTGACGAATTTCTGCCAGCTCTGCTTGGAGAGCAACTTTGTCCTGTGACTGGAAATCCTTAAAGGCGTCATTGACGATGCGCGGCAGGTCTTGCTCAACAAAACGGTTAATGTCGTCCTTACGGGCATGCATGATGCGGTAGATGCCGAAGTCGAGTTCCGGCT from Gammaproteobacteria bacterium (ex Lamellibrachia satsuma) harbors:
- a CDS encoding site-specific DNA-methyltransferase produces the protein MASSYNKKQKFITLLHELFQLNQPELDFGIYRIMHARKDDINRFVEQDLPRIVNDAFKDFQSQDKVALQAELAEIRQAVEKLGGNPDEHEKVKALQGQLAHGLDLGREEGEVYDALITFFSRYYDEGDFISRRVYKDGTYAIPYSGEEVVLHWANKDQYYIKSSETLRDYSFRLDPDNEANPMRVHFKLVDADPGAQNNVKESETSKRIFILDAEQPWEELEGEQGKALNLRFHYRATTASDWTATAKAGATAAAVKKSPTQDHCRQMAVERLLGENSDLPAAWKNGLGQPYTKADGEKADYPILQGQLNNYTRKNTFDYFIHKDLGGFLTRELDFYIKNELLRWEDVAAMKNQPARLAPLLSKIEVIRTIGEKIIAFLAQLEEFQKKLWLKKKFVTETNYCITLDRVPESLYDEIVANQRQHEEWERLGFTTKDTKITKTFLIENLFLILDTGLFENYLKTQLVAGVDGIDALCNGLLVHSENFQALNLATEKYIGRINTIYTDPPYNTGSDEFLYRDNAKRSSWLTFIDNRIAAASPLMSPNGSCYMSIDDTEYPYLKATFDGLFGKQNFIANIIWQKNFSPRNTAKFYSENHDYVLSYAKSIDNFEIGLLPRSKDAINRYSNPDGDSRGDWTSGDLTARNYYSEGTYEVEGPTGKIFTPAVGNYWRIAKNKFLDMDRQGIIWWGEDGNNMPRLKRYLSEVKDGVTPVTIWPHKEVGHTQEAKKELVSMVYFETSGDVFNTVKPTRLIKKIINTSGLSKTGNVLDLFAGSGSTGHAVIDLNREDKGTRNYTLIEMGGYFDTILKPRIQKVIYSKDWKDGKPKPDKNGNLNGVSHCFKYLRLESYEDALANLKLNREKAQQDLLTSQSSEDQAAREAYLLNYMLDVETRGSDSLLNVAKFVDPTRYQLQVRNPTGDETKRVNVDLLETFNWLIGLTVEYIAAPIHFDAKLSQAEHGRWQASVKRFEGGRWWFRSVVGTTRKGQKVLVVWRNLPCVIDKEENGLVKDNAVLDAVLIDKLKIRMTESLDDEFDILYVNGDHNITIPKKRNGELLEARIKLIEEDFHRLMFSSEGV
- a CDS encoding DEAD/DEAH box helicase family protein, with translation MDGRYDIRGREVPLLEALRDRHQMMGEVVGRNSEGEHEIVQRLLNEAQGLPGISDEELREYDRNIKHLSESINDGRALAREEPVEWKYFQYLMLLFTEVYLDWLFRKPEDLRDALNKQVEAWNDQHADQPPLAVLDEAELPWLQLNKVAYWSATGSGKTLIMHANILQYRHYLEHYGNAKDLGRIILLTPNEGLTRQHLVEMETSGIHATPFSKNQGSLFADAVIVIDINKFRDEAKEKTVATASFGNNNLVLVDEGHRGSSGEEWLRHRNALCEKGFSFEYSATFAQAAMARDDRRQLYSKAILFDYSYRFFYGDGYGKQSQILNLQKNLDDKDHYAYLVASLLSFYQQRRLFDERKDTLKPFNIEPPLWIFVSSKVTASLSTGEASDTVQVLQFLDKAVKDKEATVSAIRRLLDNGMVGAGGVDLLSGRFDYLKSLTETPETLYSDLLERLFHTAGGHLYVENISGVAGEIALRAGASDIPFGVINVGDDSKLVKLCEKAGLAVQDSRFSASLFNDINQPDSRVNVLIGSKKFTEGWSSWRVSNMTLMNVGKSEGAQIIQLFGRGVRLKGWNETLKRSAEVVPQLPEGLERPKHIGVLETLNIFGVKADYIAQFRKELEEEEIPINEGLEEYRLPLAHIKPLPGNLSVIRLKESIAGRALGGQGSAFSQLAEQVYLLPPKTLKPQEKDYFICPPRITLDWYPQVKGFATDRRGQQEAGRNNGNLGALHLAMLDMDKLYFDLLTFKRDKRWASLTLSRDQIREVIADPSWYTLYIPKETLSPGALDGLRTWYDIALTLLKKYTEAFYAWRRKQWEADKLEYRPLVGDKALFPGVSEETPGGSYVLTVDRNRHESLINQLDKLRTEILGGNISNWRGQKPSGLELLWCERHLYQPLLAQHDKEVEVAPVPLNKGEQQFVEDMQKAMENGVFKGFETYLLRNESRGDGVGFFLEGGFYPDFILWLIQGAKQKIVFIDPKGLRNHKPEDPKVQFYKSIKTIEADLHAQDTASKDIELHAFLVSNTLASMLESQWSGDGRTVTKQDMEGWNILFQIDDADDYVSNMVKRVL
- a CDS encoding DcrB-related protein, which translates into the protein MPKFQGSGFAVELPEQCIDASVYTFAFPAKGNDSPYMTIRVEKRSEAPDLKTLADQEMEALREKVEAFQLISQAAGKRSGCDGIMSSCEWGEGPARVRQKQLLIMQCGETVHLYKLTAVSLASNQAATDPLFDQIFRSFAPNTIQLP
- a CDS encoding type VI secretion system tip protein VgrG, whose amino-acid sequence is MSASEGMSQLFEYELELLSEQSDIDLNDMLGQSVTVRLESVTPAAQGGKDRFFNGQVSRFSYAGTLDRYHLYQATLRPWFWNLTRTSTCRIFQEMTVPDIVAEVLRKNGFSDFEFSLSSGRYRTWTYCVQYRETDFNFICRLLEQEGIYFYFHHQDNQHFLAMTDSVSSHNSVGAIPYFPPRENARREGEFIHEWYVASEVCPGKFVTDDFNYETPKTELEARLDSPESHQGADGEIYDYPGEYSKPNEGETYAQIRLEELQTPHIVAEAASNCPRISVGELFNLENFPREDQNQEYLITSASYQIKSNAYISGSGSADEGLYSCQFSCIDRTRQYRAPRLTPKPVVQGPQTAFVVGRKGEEIDTDKLGRVKVQFHWDREGKMDEKSSCWVRVSQNWAGKLWGGVFLPRIGQEVIVDFLEGDPDRPIITGRVYNGENTPPYALPNNKTQSGIKSRSTKQGEEDNFNELRFEDKKGEEEVYFHAEKNFTRMVENDDTLNVGNDQTREIHNNRTTTIKEGDDQLEIEKGHRNTLISEGNDTLEIKMGNHDTIVTQGNDTLSLEQGDMKVNIDVGKQVVKVAENIEMSSVNSSIKMDGNNSIEMSTKKCIIEALSSIELKVGGSSIKIEPAKITIKSPQIAISADGKLDVKSPMTTVTGDGILTLKGGLTKIN